A single Parabacteroides timonensis DNA region contains:
- the nrdG gene encoding anaerobic ribonucleoside-triphosphate reductase activating protein, with translation MLRYTDYDIVFQEVPDEITLAINISNCPNRCKGCHSPYLLKDIGEPLTEENLSALLKKYGKAITCVCFMGGDASPADIKQLAEYLHHQTVTPVKVGWYSGKPELSPAIDLKFFEYIKLGPYIEHLGGLKSPTTNQRFYRIENGMMKDITYRFFSTAK, from the coding sequence ATGCTACGTTACACTGATTACGATATAGTCTTTCAGGAAGTACCGGACGAAATAACGTTGGCGATCAACATATCTAACTGTCCCAACCGGTGCAAAGGTTGCCATAGCCCCTATTTACTGAAAGATATCGGCGAGCCTTTGACAGAAGAAAACCTTTCCGCACTTCTCAAGAAGTACGGAAAGGCCATTACCTGTGTCTGCTTCATGGGTGGAGATGCTTCACCTGCAGATATCAAACAATTAGCGGAATATCTGCATCATCAGACTGTTACTCCGGTAAAAGTCGGATGGTATTCGGGAAAACCCGAGCTATCCCCGGCTATCGACCTGAAATTCTTTGAATACATCAAACTAGGTCCCTATATCGAGCATTTGGGCGGATTGAAATCCCCCACAACAAACCAACGTTTCTACCGTATCGAGAACGGGATGATGAAAGACATCACCTACCGGTTCTTTTCTACAGCGAAATGA
- the proS gene encoding proline--tRNA ligase, with amino-acid sequence MAKELKELTKRSVNYSQWYQDLVIKADLAENSAVRGCMVIKPYGYAIWEKMQRILDDMFKETGHVNAYFPLLIPKSFLSKEAEHVEGFAKECAVVTHYRLKTNHDGTGVVVDPAAKLEEELIIRPTSETIIWNTYRNWIQSYRDLPILCNQWANVMRWEMRTRLFLRTAEFLWQEGHTAHATREEAEIEAKKMQQVYANFAENYMAMPVVKGVKSASERFAGALDTYTIEAMMQDGKALQAGTSHFLGQNFGKAFDVTFIDKEGKSDYAWATSWGVSTRLIGALIMSHSDDNGLVLPPHLAPIQVVIIPIYRNDEQLAQISEKVSGIVAKLKKMGISVKFDDADNKKPGWKFAEYELKGVPVRLAMGGRDLENNTIEVMRRDTLEKETITCDGIEKYVQNLLEEIQQNIFQKALDHRTACTVTVDTYEEFKEKIEEGLFIMAHWDGTPETEELIKNETKATIRCIPLEGDKTPGKCMVTGKPSAQRVLFARAY; translated from the coding sequence ATGGCAAAAGAGCTGAAAGAACTGACCAAGAGAAGTGTAAACTACTCCCAGTGGTACCAGGATCTGGTTATTAAAGCGGATTTAGCAGAGAACTCTGCTGTACGTGGCTGTATGGTTATCAAACCTTACGGATACGCTATTTGGGAAAAAATGCAACGTATCCTCGATGATATGTTCAAAGAAACAGGACACGTAAACGCTTACTTCCCGCTGTTGATCCCGAAATCATTCTTAAGCAAAGAAGCCGAACACGTAGAAGGTTTCGCCAAAGAATGTGCAGTTGTTACACATTATCGTCTGAAAACGAATCACGACGGTACAGGTGTTGTTGTCGACCCGGCAGCTAAACTGGAAGAAGAACTGATCATTCGCCCGACATCAGAAACAATCATTTGGAATACATACCGCAATTGGATCCAGTCTTATCGCGACCTGCCTATCTTATGTAACCAGTGGGCAAACGTAATGCGTTGGGAAATGCGTACCCGTCTGTTCCTTCGTACTGCCGAATTCCTGTGGCAGGAAGGACATACCGCTCACGCAACCCGCGAAGAAGCAGAGATCGAAGCAAAGAAGATGCAGCAAGTATATGCAAATTTTGCCGAAAACTATATGGCTATGCCGGTCGTTAAAGGCGTAAAGTCTGCCAGTGAACGTTTTGCAGGAGCTTTGGATACCTATACGATCGAAGCTATGATGCAGGACGGAAAAGCATTGCAGGCAGGAACTTCCCACTTCCTGGGACAGAACTTCGGTAAGGCATTCGACGTTACTTTCATCGACAAAGAAGGTAAGAGCGACTACGCATGGGCAACTTCATGGGGGGTTTCTACCCGTCTGATCGGTGCGCTTATCATGTCTCACTCGGATGATAACGGTTTGGTATTGCCTCCGCACCTCGCTCCTATCCAGGTTGTAATTATTCCGATCTACCGTAACGACGAACAGCTGGCACAGATCAGCGAAAAGGTGAGCGGTATCGTTGCCAAGCTGAAGAAGATGGGTATTTCCGTTAAGTTCGACGATGCAGATAATAAGAAACCGGGCTGGAAGTTCGCCGAATACGAACTGAAAGGTGTTCCTGTACGTCTGGCTATGGGTGGACGCGACCTGGAAAACAATACGATCGAAGTAATGCGTCGCGATACGTTGGAAAAAGAAACCATCACTTGCGACGGTATCGAAAAATACGTACAGAACCTGTTGGAAGAAATCCAGCAGAACATCTTCCAGAAAGCACTCGACCATCGTACAGCTTGCACGGTCACAGTCGACACTTACGAAGAATTCAAGGAAAAGATCGAAGAAGGCCTCTTCATCATGGCTCACTGGGACGGTACTCCTGAAACAGAAGAGTTGATCAAGAACGAGACGAAAGCAACTATCCGTTGTATCCCTCTGGAAGGAGACAAGACACCGGGTAAATGTATGGTTACCGGCAAACCTTCCGCACAACGCGTATTGTTTGCACGAGCTTACTAA
- a CDS encoding Gfo/Idh/MocA family protein codes for MNIYKIIRTFLFMSIVYMPFILSAQNSKPLRLGVAGVSHGHLHEVIIRMDRGDFEVVGVAEPDERLRENNPLRKKLDASLFYADLGEMLDKTKPEVVVAYGSIYDHLAVVEACAPRGIHVMVEKPLAVNMQHANRMAELARKNNTLLLTNYETTWYNTNHEAYRLIKEDNAIGKINRIEVYDGHEGPIEIGCGKEFTDWLTDPKLNGGGAVIDFGCYGANLVTWLMNGEKPKSVYAVLKQFKPDKYPNVDDDATILVEYPSATVQIMGSWNWPKGRKDMHIYGTKGYIYQDTPTSMRIYTDRKETTVQPPALEVPYNDSFYYLKAAVRKEIQVAPTDLSSLENNLVVVEILESAIKSAKSGKPVRF; via the coding sequence ATGAATATATACAAGATAATCAGGACATTTTTATTTATGTCGATCGTTTACATGCCATTTATCTTAAGTGCTCAAAATTCTAAACCGCTCCGCCTGGGGGTAGCCGGGGTATCGCACGGACATCTTCATGAAGTCATTATTCGTATGGACAGAGGTGATTTTGAAGTTGTCGGAGTTGCTGAACCGGATGAACGGTTAAGAGAAAATAATCCGTTACGAAAGAAGCTGGATGCTTCTCTTTTTTATGCCGATCTGGGGGAGATGCTGGATAAGACGAAGCCAGAAGTGGTGGTAGCTTATGGTTCTATTTATGATCATCTGGCTGTTGTAGAGGCTTGTGCACCGCGTGGTATTCATGTAATGGTCGAGAAACCTTTAGCTGTTAATATGCAACATGCTAACCGGATGGCAGAACTGGCCCGTAAAAATAATACCTTGTTACTAACCAATTATGAAACGACATGGTATAATACTAATCATGAAGCTTATCGTCTAATAAAGGAAGATAATGCAATCGGAAAGATTAACCGTATAGAGGTTTATGACGGGCATGAAGGGCCCATCGAGATTGGGTGTGGAAAAGAATTCACTGACTGGCTGACTGATCCGAAGCTGAACGGTGGAGGGGCGGTTATCGATTTCGGTTGTTATGGTGCTAATTTGGTTACCTGGTTGATGAATGGAGAGAAACCGAAAAGTGTATATGCCGTATTGAAACAATTTAAACCGGATAAATATCCGAACGTAGACGATGATGCGACGATCCTGGTGGAATATCCTTCTGCAACCGTACAGATCATGGGATCGTGGAACTGGCCGAAAGGACGAAAAGATATGCATATTTATGGTACTAAAGGATATATTTATCAGGACACACCGACTTCCATGCGTATTTACACCGATCGGAAAGAGACGACGGTACAACCTCCTGCATTGGAAGTTCCTTATAATGATTCTTTCTATTATCTAAAAGCGGCTGTTCGTAAAGAAATACAGGTTGCTCCCACCGATTTGTCTTCGCTGGAGAACAACCTGGTTGTAGTAGAGATTCTTGAATCTGCCATAAAGAGTGCCAAAAGCGGTAAACCGGTCCGGTTCTAA
- a CDS encoding alpha-L-rhamnosidase, translated as MKTTLSSLLAALVFILAGCTSSQTVDIKDLRVEMKENPIGIGVSQPRFMWKISSVSPDLIQTSYQIQVAESPENLTNGKDLVWDSGEVKSDESVQIPYAGSPLQSCKQYFWRVKANTNQGTTNWSKTNSWSMTLNPSDWKATWIGENKLSNAGETNEGKTRLAARYLRKEFVANKPIQRAVLYISGLGFSESYINGKPVSEDIFAPGPSWYPNRVYYNVYDVTDLLSKDKNTIGIALGNGRYFGMRDKQETLPSLLAQLEIEYADGSQSTIISDTSWKVTSKGPIVANNEFDGEEYDARLELNGWNKNGFDDSKWQTADVMATPPGELTVQANPNLRIQEEIKPVSITERPDGKYIIDMGQNMVGRLAINLKGKKDQPITMKFAEILKEDGSLYLDNLRSANVFDIYTPAQDGNFSWEPTFVYHGFRFVEISGLDYKPELTAFTGKVIYDKMKTTGKFETSNPLVNQIYKNAYWGIRGNYRGMPTDCPQRDERHGWLGDRVTGAYGEAFIFNNALLYNKWLQDIEDSQSPEGSISDVSPRYWTIYNDDVTWPAAYFYVANLLYRQYGDKSGIIRHYPSMKRWMQHIEQTAMKDYIIVKDTYGDWCMPPESQELIHSQDPARKTDGAILSTSMYYSLLNMMSEFAQICGQDNDIPVYRELAAKMKEAYNTKFFNPETAQYGNNTVTANILSLRLGLVPEGYGEKVFANIVKKTEEDFGGHVSTGVLGIQHLMRGLTEYGRVDMAWKIATNDTYPSWGYMVKKGATTIWELWNGDTADPAMNSANHVMLLGDLIIWYYEDLAGIKSAPESIAYKKLIMAPVFPEGLNSVSAAYESVYGEITSAWKKENGTFSWDITIPGNTSAVVRIPKEFQIKQSNQPGIRKVSDTATYTEIEIGSGSYHFAN; from the coding sequence ATGAAAACAACCTTATCCTCCTTATTGGCCGCTTTAGTTTTCATACTGGCAGGATGCACATCCAGCCAAACGGTCGATATAAAAGACCTCCGGGTTGAAATGAAAGAAAATCCGATCGGTATCGGAGTATCGCAACCCCGCTTTATGTGGAAAATCTCCTCCGTATCTCCCGATCTCATTCAGACCTCGTATCAGATACAGGTCGCCGAATCTCCCGAGAATCTAACTAACGGAAAAGATTTAGTTTGGGACAGTGGCGAGGTTAAAAGTGACGAGTCCGTACAGATACCTTACGCAGGAAGCCCGCTACAATCCTGCAAACAATACTTCTGGCGTGTTAAAGCCAACACCAACCAGGGTACCACCAATTGGAGTAAAACAAACTCCTGGTCGATGACACTTAACCCATCCGATTGGAAAGCAACGTGGATCGGAGAAAACAAACTGTCCAATGCCGGAGAAACAAATGAAGGAAAAACCCGTCTTGCCGCACGCTATCTCCGTAAAGAGTTCGTTGCAAACAAACCTATTCAAAGAGCCGTCTTATACATTTCAGGTCTCGGTTTCTCCGAATCTTACATCAACGGAAAACCCGTTAGCGAAGATATTTTTGCACCCGGCCCCTCCTGGTATCCTAACCGGGTATATTATAATGTATATGATGTAACCGATCTATTGTCAAAGGATAAAAACACGATCGGTATCGCCTTAGGTAACGGACGCTATTTCGGCATGAGAGATAAACAGGAAACTTTACCTTCTTTACTCGCACAGTTGGAGATCGAGTATGCTGACGGTTCGCAGTCAACCATTATCAGTGACACCTCCTGGAAAGTAACCTCCAAAGGCCCTATCGTTGCCAATAACGAATTCGATGGAGAAGAATACGATGCCCGACTAGAACTGAACGGATGGAACAAAAACGGTTTCGACGACTCCAAATGGCAAACGGCAGATGTTATGGCCACACCTCCGGGAGAACTAACCGTACAAGCCAACCCGAACCTTCGCATCCAGGAAGAAATCAAACCCGTCAGCATCACCGAAAGACCGGACGGTAAATACATCATCGATATGGGTCAGAACATGGTAGGCAGACTGGCTATCAACCTGAAAGGAAAGAAAGACCAACCTATCACAATGAAGTTTGCCGAGATACTGAAAGAAGACGGTTCACTTTACCTGGACAACCTGCGTAGCGCCAATGTCTTCGATATTTATACACCGGCACAGGATGGTAATTTCAGTTGGGAACCGACATTCGTTTATCACGGATTCCGTTTTGTAGAAATCTCGGGACTCGACTATAAACCGGAATTAACCGCCTTCACCGGAAAAGTAATCTATGACAAAATGAAAACGACCGGAAAGTTCGAAACCTCCAACCCACTGGTCAACCAGATCTATAAAAACGCCTACTGGGGTATCCGCGGTAACTACCGTGGAATGCCGACCGACTGCCCACAGCGTGACGAGCGCCACGGCTGGTTGGGCGACCGTGTAACCGGAGCTTACGGAGAAGCATTCATCTTCAACAATGCTCTCCTCTATAACAAATGGTTGCAGGATATCGAAGACTCTCAGAGCCCCGAAGGAAGTATTTCCGATGTATCTCCACGCTATTGGACCATATATAACGACGATGTCACCTGGCCTGCCGCCTACTTCTATGTTGCCAACCTGTTATATCGCCAATATGGTGACAAGAGCGGTATTATCAGACACTACCCGTCCATGAAACGCTGGATGCAGCATATCGAACAAACAGCCATGAAAGATTATATCATCGTAAAAGACACATACGGTGACTGGTGTATGCCCCCGGAATCGCAGGAATTGATCCATTCGCAGGATCCGGCCCGTAAAACCGACGGTGCTATCCTCTCTACCAGCATGTACTACAGCCTATTGAACATGATGAGTGAATTTGCTCAAATCTGCGGACAAGACAACGATATCCCTGTATACCGTGAACTTGCAGCCAAAATGAAAGAGGCTTACAATACAAAATTCTTCAATCCGGAAACTGCCCAATACGGCAACAACACCGTTACAGCCAACATATTGTCATTACGTCTCGGTCTTGTACCGGAAGGATACGGAGAAAAAGTTTTTGCCAACATCGTAAAGAAAACAGAAGAAGACTTCGGAGGCCACGTAAGCACCGGTGTTCTGGGTATCCAACACCTGATGCGCGGCTTGACCGAATACGGCCGGGTAGATATGGCTTGGAAAATCGCTACCAACGACACCTACCCAAGCTGGGGCTATATGGTGAAGAAAGGTGCCACCACCATCTGGGAATTATGGAACGGAGACACAGCTGATCCAGCCATGAACTCAGCCAACCATGTCATGTTACTGGGTGACCTGATCATCTGGTACTACGAAGACCTGGCAGGAATTAAGTCCGCTCCGGAATCGATTGCTTACAAGAAACTGATCATGGCCCCGGTATTCCCTGAGGGATTAAACTCAGTGTCTGCGGCCTACGAAT